A region of Mesorhizobium sp. AR02 DNA encodes the following proteins:
- a CDS encoding PD-(D/E)XK motif protein, translating into MTATFVETWRALRTTRPVGEDQIQSAAIVHDNAETPLRLAIDASGDLHLLAPTLGPPRRPVPPDYNGLRLRESRLDEQACLDLCSPAANEKMFAALCDELVEAIVIERRDPWAAAIAIVRAWQSAWRPLRQPMSRPVQIGLAGELLVLQSLWLPALGSEAVHLWSGPDRERHDFVSFRLHMEVKATTRSRHEHDISRVDQLRAPENRRLLFASIQLEESVMGAQSVCSLIDGVMDAIRHDPAAVDGFLTKLDSLDWSDEMRRSPDLVRFHIRDAQIFEVDEEFPQLPPDFTMPNGVLAIRYTISLANLPYLDVGTVREDIAQAVAP; encoded by the coding sequence ATGACGGCGACATTCGTCGAAACCTGGCGGGCTCTCAGGACTACGCGTCCCGTCGGGGAAGATCAGATCCAGTCCGCCGCTATCGTTCACGACAATGCGGAGACACCACTGCGGCTCGCCATAGACGCCTCCGGCGACCTGCACCTGCTAGCTCCCACCTTGGGACCGCCGCGACGCCCGGTTCCACCAGACTACAACGGCCTTCGCCTGCGTGAGAGCCGCTTGGACGAGCAAGCCTGCCTCGATCTCTGCTCGCCCGCCGCTAATGAGAAAATGTTCGCCGCTCTCTGCGACGAACTAGTGGAAGCCATTGTGATTGAGAGGCGTGACCCCTGGGCTGCGGCCATAGCCATAGTGCGCGCCTGGCAGTCCGCATGGCGACCGCTGCGTCAGCCGATGTCGCGTCCAGTCCAGATAGGTCTGGCTGGTGAACTGCTAGTGCTGCAATCACTCTGGCTGCCCGCTTTGGGATCGGAAGCTGTCCACTTGTGGAGCGGACCCGATCGCGAGCGACATGATTTCGTGAGCTTTCGCCTGCACATGGAGGTCAAGGCCACAACGAGGAGTCGGCATGAGCACGACATTTCCCGAGTTGACCAGCTAAGGGCGCCCGAAAATCGCCGTCTGCTGTTTGCCTCGATCCAATTGGAGGAGTCGGTGATGGGTGCTCAATCTGTTTGTTCCTTGATTGATGGGGTAATGGACGCAATCCGGCATGATCCAGCGGCCGTCGACGGTTTTCTGACTAAGCTCGACAGCCTGGACTGGTCCGATGAGATGAGACGCTCGCCAGATTTGGTTCGCTTTCATATCAGGGATGCGCAGATCTTCGAGGTAGACGAGGAATTTCCGCAACTGCCGCCTGATTTCACCATGCCAAATGGCGTGCTGGCGATCCGTTACACGATCAGCTTGGCCAACCTGCCTTACCTAGACGTGGGAACGGTCCGAGAGGATATAGCCCAAGCGGTCGCACCCTAA
- a CDS encoding acyl carrier protein gives MADQLATDIIEKIKAHAEPGGEEITTSTELTSLGIHSLELTEIIFDLEEQYGIEIEMNTVDAWSNLKNVGDMVEAVRALIAKKA, from the coding sequence ATGGCTGACCAACTGGCAACGGATATCATCGAGAAGATCAAGGCCCATGCCGAGCCGGGCGGTGAGGAAATCACCACCAGCACCGAATTGACGTCGCTCGGCATCCATTCGCTCGAGTTGACGGAGATCATCTTCGATCTCGAGGAGCAGTATGGCATCGAGATCGAGATGAACACGGTCGATGCCTGGAGCAATCTGAAGAATGTTGGCGACATGGTCGAGGCCGTTCGCGCGCTGATCGCGAAAAAAGCCTGA
- a CDS encoding ATP-binding protein, protein MKFLILRQLQHSELGMFHAYRRSGREGSRQRAINFDGEVVDRVFPVAEDTDRIALNLRYDTDEGPLALNYFLKRQGKNWRLEGNCPEDQLYHFVEPDCLFAMEVDAGVQPAVGAWVVFPRDDPTALAILADGATSGLARASMIALEVYEAPRIHKFLTQARPDLFNAPSLQDLDMTNTTFPPEPVESPKPAGRRLPPGPTRLPTMLSASGHNFVSAVADIIDNAISADATEIQITFDPPNSGNGRWMTIRDNGRGMSSEQLEEAIRIGGEADYDGRSLGKYGFGLKGASWSQARNFKVVTRQKGGEVHHLGWDQDTMVDWQVDERPLEDWEVRATDPGEHGTVVLWKNMKAPTTAPSIKGVSPHVAEIQELNRHLGLVFHRFLDGDAKGRAPLKIWINNIPVESNGPAGHPLSERHDLKTLKVEHEGGSAEVKVQPIVLPSEDELRKHHGGGWQAATDRIGYWGRRNDTQGLFLYRNDRLIRWGGWHDLWATNDEKTKLARVLVDFDPALDEAFQINISKQTVRLPGYLQSRIKPLADTVRKASQAKYRKSRPTPPPRALPLQVGPASEPGAFSEPSGPAVPGASTPPPQPPAPTPPITVRKVTTGKFAWRIATDLRGSRSLQIGDVSPALVELASALGTSDVGTEALAAFLEELDRLDLQQMLIDDAADA, encoded by the coding sequence ATGAAATTCCTAATCCTGAGGCAGCTGCAGCACAGTGAATTGGGTATGTTCCATGCCTATCGCCGCAGTGGCCGTGAGGGATCGCGTCAGCGCGCCATCAACTTCGACGGCGAGGTCGTCGATCGAGTGTTCCCTGTTGCGGAGGATACTGACCGGATCGCCTTAAATCTGCGGTACGACACCGATGAAGGTCCGCTGGCCCTGAACTATTTCCTGAAACGACAGGGAAAAAACTGGCGGCTTGAGGGCAACTGCCCTGAGGACCAGCTTTACCACTTCGTCGAGCCGGACTGCTTGTTCGCCATGGAGGTGGACGCCGGCGTCCAACCAGCTGTGGGAGCGTGGGTGGTCTTTCCCCGAGACGATCCTACGGCTTTAGCCATTCTTGCGGATGGCGCTACGTCCGGCTTGGCACGCGCCAGCATGATCGCCCTCGAAGTGTACGAGGCGCCGCGCATCCACAAGTTTTTGACCCAGGCCCGGCCGGACTTATTTAACGCCCCAAGTTTGCAGGATCTCGATATGACCAACACTACTTTCCCACCTGAACCCGTCGAAAGCCCCAAGCCTGCAGGGCGTCGCCTGCCGCCTGGTCCAACACGACTGCCGACTATGCTCAGTGCCTCTGGCCACAACTTTGTCAGCGCCGTCGCAGACATCATCGACAACGCCATCTCAGCCGACGCGACCGAGATCCAGATCACCTTCGATCCGCCCAACAGTGGCAACGGCCGCTGGATGACTATCCGCGATAACGGCCGTGGCATGTCGTCGGAGCAACTGGAAGAGGCGATACGGATTGGCGGAGAAGCTGACTATGACGGCCGGAGCCTCGGCAAATACGGCTTCGGTCTGAAGGGCGCCTCCTGGTCTCAGGCCCGCAATTTCAAGGTAGTGACGCGCCAGAAGGGTGGGGAAGTCCATCACCTCGGCTGGGATCAGGATACCATGGTGGACTGGCAGGTCGACGAGAGACCCCTGGAAGACTGGGAAGTCAGAGCTACTGATCCGGGTGAACATGGCACGGTGGTACTTTGGAAGAATATGAAGGCGCCGACAACGGCGCCGTCGATCAAGGGGGTGTCGCCTCATGTCGCTGAGATCCAGGAACTTAACCGGCATCTGGGCTTAGTCTTCCACCGCTTCCTGGATGGCGACGCCAAGGGGCGGGCGCCGCTCAAGATATGGATCAACAACATCCCAGTCGAAAGCAACGGGCCGGCCGGCCATCCGCTCAGTGAGCGTCATGACCTCAAAACGCTGAAAGTTGAGCATGAAGGCGGCTCGGCGGAGGTGAAGGTTCAGCCAATCGTGCTGCCGTCAGAGGACGAACTCCGTAAGCACCATGGGGGTGGATGGCAGGCGGCCACCGACCGCATTGGCTATTGGGGTAGACGCAACGACACTCAGGGATTGTTCCTGTATCGCAATGACCGCCTGATCCGCTGGGGCGGTTGGCATGACCTTTGGGCCACTAATGACGAGAAGACCAAGCTAGCGCGGGTTCTCGTCGATTTTGATCCGGCATTGGACGAAGCCTTTCAGATCAACATTTCCAAGCAGACCGTCCGCCTGCCGGGCTACCTTCAGAGCCGGATCAAGCCGCTGGCGGATACGGTACGCAAGGCCAGCCAGGCCAAGTACCGCAAGTCTCGACCGACGCCGCCGCCGCGCGCCTTGCCGCTCCAGGTCGGACCGGCGTCCGAACCTGGAGCATTTAGCGAACCAAGCGGACCAGCGGTACCAGGTGCCTCAACGCCGCCGCCCCAACCTCCAGCGCCCACGCCGCCCATCACGGTGCGCAAAGTAACGACCGGCAAGTTCGCCTGGAGGATCGCGACAGATCTGAGGGGCAGCCGCAGTCTCCAGATTGGCGACGTAAGTCCGGCCCTCGTCGAATTGGCCAGCGCGCTCGGCACCAGCGATGTGGGCACAGAGGCGCTAGCAGCGTTCCTGGAGGAGCTTGATCGTCTCGACTTGCAGCAGATGCTAATCGACGACGCAGCTGACGCATGA
- a CDS encoding DUF1003 domain-containing protein, whose product MSTVPKTSEQKAAANENDSGGEYFEAPITQEDLHEVSDEHFDMPEVPDSEPSGPGASRIKPRKKPSAISGRKFRKRDLVRIDTLRPSLADRIHADHPDLPRGARISREELGRYRMRYMEELLQQEHGEFSELDRQVVESIARQDTISENSEEEFEEHRTFPDRVSDNMAAFGGSWWFLISFASVLLVWIGINLFEGMGGAFDPYPFILLNLLLSCIAAIQAPVIMMSQKRQEVKDRLRSFNEYRVNLKAELEVRHLHEKLDYLISRQWTRLAEMQQMQLDAMNELAGTKKVKRAVRGARRRTVKGEAGE is encoded by the coding sequence ATGAGCACTGTCCCCAAAACGTCCGAGCAGAAGGCGGCGGCCAATGAGAACGACAGCGGCGGCGAATATTTCGAGGCGCCGATCACGCAAGAAGACCTGCACGAGGTTTCCGACGAGCATTTCGACATGCCCGAAGTGCCGGACTCCGAACCATCAGGCCCCGGCGCATCGCGGATAAAGCCCAGGAAAAAACCGTCGGCGATCTCGGGCCGCAAATTCCGCAAGCGCGATCTCGTGCGCATCGACACGCTGCGCCCGAGCCTGGCCGACCGCATTCACGCAGACCACCCGGACCTGCCCAGGGGTGCCCGCATCAGCCGCGAGGAGCTCGGCCGCTACCGCATGCGCTATATGGAGGAGCTGCTGCAGCAGGAGCACGGCGAATTCTCCGAGCTCGACCGCCAGGTGGTGGAATCGATCGCCAGGCAGGACACGATTTCCGAAAACTCGGAAGAGGAATTCGAGGAGCACCGGACGTTCCCCGACCGCGTCTCCGACAACATGGCCGCCTTCGGCGGCAGCTGGTGGTTCCTGATCTCGTTTGCCAGCGTGCTGCTGGTCTGGATCGGCATCAATCTGTTCGAGGGCATGGGCGGCGCCTTCGACCCCTATCCCTTCATCCTGCTCAACCTCCTGCTCTCCTGCATCGCCGCCATCCAGGCGCCGGTCATCATGATGAGCCAGAAGCGCCAGGAGGTGAAAGACCGCCTGCGCTCCTTCAACGAATACCGCGTCAACCTCAAGGCCGAGCTCGAAGTGCGCCACCTGCACGAAAAACTCGACTACCTCATCTCCCGCCAATGGACGCGCCTGGCCGAGATGCAGCAGATGCAGCTGGATGCGATGAACGAGCTTGCGGGTACGAAGAAGGTGAAGCGGGCCGTGCGCGGCGCGAGAAGGCGGACGGTGAAGGGGGAGGCGGGGGAATGA
- a CDS encoding urease accessory protein UreD: MDTIEYTKFSAPLAQRAAGLAQLGCASANGRTRLRRLYQDGSAKIRLPAVSADPLEAVLINTAGGLTGGDRIGWDVDVGTEASASITTQACEKVYRAASDQAEVRVKLSVGENGRIAWLPQETIVFDRAAFARTLDVELAAGAEALVLEATVFGRLAMGERAAQGIFRDRWRVRQDGFLIHAEDFRIGPDIAAALARPGAAGGAIAVATLLLVSAQAEALLDPVREIIGDQGGASAWSVRASGKLLARLYAEDGYQLRQRLVPLVGLLNGKAGLPKLWSL, from the coding sequence GTGGATACGATCGAATATACCAAGTTTTCGGCTCCCTTGGCCCAGCGCGCCGCGGGTCTGGCGCAGCTGGGCTGCGCCAGCGCGAACGGCCGCACGCGGCTGCGGCGCCTCTATCAGGACGGCTCCGCCAAGATAAGGCTGCCGGCCGTTTCGGCCGATCCGCTGGAGGCGGTGCTGATCAACACCGCCGGTGGATTGACCGGCGGCGACCGCATCGGCTGGGATGTGGATGTCGGCACAGAAGCCTCGGCGTCGATAACGACGCAGGCCTGCGAGAAGGTCTATCGCGCCGCATCCGACCAGGCCGAAGTGCGGGTCAAGCTGAGCGTCGGCGAAAACGGCCGTATCGCCTGGCTGCCGCAGGAAACCATCGTCTTCGACCGGGCGGCCTTTGCCCGCACATTGGATGTCGAGCTTGCCGCAGGGGCCGAGGCGCTGGTGCTGGAGGCCACCGTCTTCGGTCGCCTGGCCATGGGCGAACGCGCCGCGCAAGGTATCTTTCGTGACCGCTGGCGTGTTCGCCAGGATGGCTTCCTCATCCATGCCGAGGATTTCCGCATCGGGCCTGATATCGCCGCTGCACTCGCCCGTCCGGGGGCCGCCGGCGGCGCGATCGCGGTGGCCACGCTGCTGCTGGTGTCGGCGCAGGCCGAGGCTCTGCTCGACCCGGTCCGGGAGATCATCGGCGACCAGGGCGGCGCCAGCGCCTGGAGCGTGAGGGCATCTGGCAAGCTTCTTGCGAGGCTTTACGCCGAGGACGGCTACCAACTGCGCCAGCGGCTGGTTCCGCTCGTCGGATTGCTCAACGGAAAGGCGGGGCTGCCCAAATTATGGTCACTGTGA
- a CDS encoding beta-ketoacyl-[acyl-carrier-protein] synthase family protein: protein MLKRVVITGLGGICGLGTDVPAIWGEMRAGRSAIGPIENHSLHDLKVRTGCEIKALPDHGIERKQLVSMDRFSLLATIAAREAMQQSGLAAHADNTYRMGTIVGVGVCGFETVEENYRAILVEGKNRAGIFTVPRVMPGAAAGQVSMHLGLRGPVFGVTSACSSANHAIASAVDQIRLGRADVMVAGGTDAPLVWGVLKGWEALRVLSPDTCRPFSADRQGLVLGEGAGMAVLESYDHAMARGATILAEIAGAGLSADASDIVAPTVEGPEAAMRFCLADAGLNPEDIDYLNAHGTGTKANDQIETIAIKRVFGEHARSLSVSSTKSMHAHCLGASGGLEMIACVMAIREGVVPPTANYREPDPDCDLDVTPNVARERKVRAAISNGFAFGGTNAVLAFKAI, encoded by the coding sequence ATGCTGAAACGCGTCGTCATCACCGGCCTTGGCGGGATATGCGGGCTCGGCACCGATGTGCCGGCCATCTGGGGCGAGATGCGCGCCGGCCGTTCGGCGATAGGCCCGATCGAGAATCATTCCCTGCACGATCTGAAGGTCAGGACCGGCTGCGAGATCAAGGCGCTGCCCGATCACGGCATCGAGCGCAAGCAGTTGGTGTCGATGGACCGCTTCAGCCTGCTGGCCACGATTGCCGCCCGCGAAGCCATGCAACAGTCCGGATTGGCTGCGCATGCCGACAACACCTATCGCATGGGGACCATTGTCGGCGTCGGCGTCTGCGGCTTTGAGACGGTCGAAGAGAATTATCGCGCCATCCTGGTAGAGGGCAAGAATCGCGCCGGCATCTTCACCGTGCCCAGGGTCATGCCGGGCGCCGCCGCCGGCCAGGTCAGCATGCACCTTGGCCTGCGTGGGCCGGTGTTCGGCGTCACTTCGGCCTGCTCGTCGGCCAACCATGCCATCGCCTCGGCGGTCGACCAGATCAGGCTCGGCCGCGCCGATGTCATGGTGGCCGGCGGCACCGATGCGCCGCTGGTCTGGGGCGTGCTCAAGGGCTGGGAGGCATTGCGCGTGCTGTCGCCCGACACCTGCCGGCCGTTCTCGGCCGACCGCCAGGGCCTGGTGCTCGGCGAAGGCGCCGGCATGGCGGTTCTGGAAAGCTATGATCACGCCATGGCGCGTGGCGCCACCATCCTCGCCGAAATCGCTGGCGCCGGCCTTTCGGCCGATGCCTCCGACATCGTCGCTCCGACCGTCGAGGGGCCGGAAGCGGCGATGCGTTTCTGTCTCGCCGATGCCGGGCTCAATCCCGAGGACATCGATTATCTCAACGCCCACGGCACCGGCACCAAGGCCAACGACCAGATCGAGACCATCGCGATCAAGCGCGTCTTTGGCGAGCATGCGCGCTCGCTGTCGGTCTCCTCGACCAAATCGATGCATGCCCATTGCCTGGGCGCGTCGGGCGGACTGGAGATGATCGCCTGCGTCATGGCCATCCGCGAAGGCGTCGTGCCGCCGACCGCGAATTACCGCGAGCCCGATCCCGATTGCGATCTCGATGTGACACCCAATGTCGCGCGTGAGCGCAAGGTGCGCGCCGCGATCAGCAACGGTTTCGCTTTCGGCGGCACCAACGCGGTGCTGGCATTCAAGGCCATCTGA
- a CDS encoding D-alanyl-D-alanine carboxypeptidase family protein yields MSNLRPFPLLQRVFVALGLLLLVAGCSTTTPPDSVLAVPAPPQKYAAIVVDVRTGKQMFEVNSTAQRYPASLTKMMTLYLLFEAMESGRVTKETQIPVSDHAASQPPTKMRFRRGETIDVDSAIRAIVVKSANDVAVAVGEYLGGSEDQFAAMMTSKARSLGMSSTTFRNASGLPDDSQMTTARDMAVLGMALRQRFPQHFHYFSESDFMFRGRLVRGHNDMLGRVRGVDGIKTGYIRASGFNIVTSYNADGRQLIVVVMGADSARQRNDHVEALIQRSLSPTMDATKTRLMFAEQQ; encoded by the coding sequence TTGTCCAACCTGCGTCCCTTTCCGCTCCTCCAGAGAGTTTTCGTCGCCCTCGGCTTGTTGCTGCTAGTCGCCGGCTGCTCGACCACGACTCCGCCGGACTCCGTGCTCGCCGTGCCCGCGCCGCCGCAGAAATACGCGGCCATCGTCGTCGACGTCAGGACCGGCAAGCAGATGTTCGAAGTCAATTCGACGGCGCAGCGCTATCCGGCCTCGCTGACCAAGATGATGACGCTCTACCTCCTGTTCGAGGCAATGGAGTCCGGCCGCGTGACCAAGGAAACGCAGATCCCGGTCTCCGACCATGCCGCCTCGCAGCCGCCGACCAAGATGCGCTTCCGGCGCGGCGAAACGATCGATGTCGATTCCGCCATCCGCGCCATCGTCGTCAAATCCGCCAATGACGTTGCGGTGGCGGTCGGCGAATATCTCGGCGGCTCGGAGGACCAGTTCGCCGCCATGATGACCTCCAAGGCGCGCTCGCTCGGCATGTCCAGCACCACCTTCCGCAACGCATCCGGCTTGCCCGACGACAGCCAGATGACCACGGCGCGCGACATGGCGGTGCTCGGCATGGCGCTGCGCCAGCGCTTTCCCCAGCACTTCCACTATTTCTCCGAAAGCGATTTCATGTTCCGCGGCAGGCTGGTGCGCGGCCACAACGACATGCTCGGCCGCGTGCGCGGCGTCGACGGCATCAAGACCGGCTACATCAGGGCCTCCGGCTTCAACATCGTCACCTCCTACAATGCTGACGGCCGCCAGCTGATCGTGGTGGTGATGGGCGCCGACTCAGCCCGCCAGCGCAACGACCACGTCGAGGCGCTGATCCAGCGCAGCCTGTCGCCAACCATGGATGCCACCAAGACCAGGCTGATGTTCGCCGAACAGCAGTGA
- a CDS encoding Z1 domain-containing protein: MSSPRTQELRAARVNWTDSLSEVEEGNWTRLEHRLLASARWRAPQVASLASESARVLRHLPDPRQEAPFQGRGLVVGYVQSGKTANYTALAARAVDAGYRLVIVLSGIHDALRSQTQLRLEDELVGRGDPGGPAWTVLTGETQDFKDPGAEVLDRAGAFLIVAKKNVSILRRIDAWLEAAAERLDRMPVLVIDDEADQASINTRGNRAPDPSLDSDAVAAATGLGPTATNSMIRSILGRASQAAYVAYTATPFANIFIDPDAVDREVGEDLFPRDFALQLPRPEGYTGTEELFGVSAQRRDVFRQVRDEDVGELRQAMTRRTSAPVIVGPQNQLLPDSLAEALVAFCIAAAIREGRPSLQGKPHTMLVHVSVRVEDQARVRAAIEYQLSYWLEARRQGHNLADLFGEVLKQHFSGVELPAGPLVTVEAAIAVIERLAVVELNSVTGENLEYTERPGRHIVAVGGNRLSRGLTLEGLTISYFLRTASMADTLLQMARWYGFRSGYEDLIRIWTTDGIAQWFTELALVEESLRDSLHALYRAGRRPSEMAIRLRAHSALLLTARNKSGMADALRQSWSGEHPQTVILPLHDQARLKANRILADRLIALCGPAQEMAGSRLFRDLPPEIVCDFLRAYQPHPDAFAMRGDEIADWIMQRVAEGELVDWSVLLAGARSATIKVGGVETGLVTRRRTSSESIGILIDPRHEGADLPGGADAYRRASGNYDADAMRSARPSTQGLLMIYPLDPSILDVEGVDAVIATALSLPYTSDGRSSTLVNRGVGE, encoded by the coding sequence ATGAGCTCGCCGCGCACGCAGGAATTGCGCGCAGCGCGCGTCAACTGGACAGATAGTCTTTCCGAGGTTGAGGAAGGGAACTGGACGCGGCTTGAGCACCGGCTCCTCGCCAGCGCACGGTGGAGGGCGCCGCAGGTAGCGAGCTTGGCATCGGAGTCGGCACGAGTCCTGAGACATCTGCCAGATCCGCGGCAGGAAGCGCCGTTCCAAGGGCGTGGGCTGGTGGTAGGATATGTCCAGAGCGGCAAGACCGCGAACTATACAGCTTTGGCGGCGCGCGCCGTCGACGCTGGCTATAGACTGGTAATCGTGCTGTCAGGCATCCACGACGCCCTACGCAGCCAGACGCAGCTCCGGCTCGAGGACGAGCTCGTCGGGCGCGGCGACCCCGGTGGCCCGGCCTGGACCGTGCTCACGGGAGAGACGCAGGATTTTAAGGATCCGGGCGCGGAAGTCCTCGACCGAGCCGGCGCGTTCCTGATCGTGGCTAAGAAGAACGTCTCCATACTCCGCCGGATAGACGCTTGGCTTGAGGCGGCGGCCGAGAGGCTTGACCGTATGCCGGTCCTGGTTATCGACGATGAGGCCGATCAGGCCTCTATCAATACTCGTGGCAACCGCGCGCCCGACCCGTCGCTGGATTCCGATGCTGTTGCCGCCGCCACGGGCTTAGGCCCGACAGCCACTAATTCAATGATTCGCTCAATCCTCGGGCGTGCATCCCAGGCAGCTTATGTAGCTTATACTGCAACCCCATTCGCCAATATCTTCATTGACCCCGATGCGGTCGACCGGGAGGTCGGCGAGGACCTCTTTCCCCGGGACTTCGCTCTCCAGCTGCCCAGACCCGAGGGCTACACAGGAACCGAAGAGCTGTTCGGCGTCTCCGCCCAGAGACGCGATGTCTTTCGGCAAGTCCGCGACGAGGACGTGGGCGAACTTCGCCAGGCGATGACGCGGCGAACGTCCGCGCCAGTGATCGTCGGTCCACAGAACCAACTACTGCCCGATTCCCTGGCCGAGGCCCTCGTCGCCTTCTGTATCGCCGCAGCCATCCGCGAGGGTCGGCCAAGCCTTCAGGGCAAGCCCCACACCATGCTCGTTCATGTCAGCGTGCGGGTCGAAGACCAAGCGCGAGTCCGAGCAGCGATTGAGTATCAGTTGAGTTACTGGCTGGAAGCACGCCGCCAGGGCCATAACTTGGCAGACCTGTTCGGAGAGGTGCTAAAGCAGCACTTCAGTGGCGTCGAGCTACCAGCCGGGCCTTTGGTGACTGTGGAGGCCGCGATAGCGGTAATTGAACGACTGGCAGTCGTCGAACTGAACAGCGTCACGGGCGAGAATCTCGAATACACCGAAAGGCCTGGTCGTCACATCGTCGCGGTTGGAGGTAACCGCCTGTCGCGCGGCCTGACGCTGGAGGGTCTGACCATCTCCTACTTCCTGCGAACGGCTTCCATGGCCGACACCCTACTGCAGATGGCGCGCTGGTATGGCTTCCGCTCTGGATATGAGGATCTTATCCGAATCTGGACTACAGACGGGATCGCCCAATGGTTCACCGAGTTGGCGCTGGTTGAGGAGTCCTTGCGTGACAGCCTCCATGCCCTCTACAGGGCCGGTCGCCGGCCATCCGAGATGGCGATTCGCCTGCGCGCTCACAGCGCGCTGCTGCTCACCGCACGCAACAAGTCGGGCATGGCGGACGCGCTGCGTCAGTCATGGTCGGGTGAACATCCGCAGACGGTGATCTTGCCGCTACACGACCAAGCGCGGCTGAAGGCGAATCGAATCCTGGCGGATCGGCTAATAGCGCTGTGTGGTCCGGCCCAAGAAATGGCTGGCAGCCGGCTGTTCCGTGACCTGCCTCCAGAGATCGTCTGCGACTTCTTGCGCGCCTATCAGCCGCATCCGGACGCTTTCGCGATGCGCGGCGACGAAATCGCCGACTGGATCATGCAGCGGGTGGCCGAAGGAGAACTGGTTGACTGGTCCGTACTCCTGGCCGGCGCCCGCAGCGCGACTATCAAGGTGGGGGGCGTCGAGACCGGTTTGGTGACCCGACGGCGCACGAGTAGCGAGAGCATTGGCATTCTGATCGATCCAAGACACGAGGGGGCGGATCTGCCAGGTGGCGCCGATGCCTATCGCCGAGCATCGGGCAACTACGACGCCGATGCCATGCGTTCCGCCAGGCCTTCCACCCAAGGGCTGCTTATGATTTACCCGCTGGACCCGTCGATCCTCGACGTCGAAGGCGTGGACGCAGTGATCGCAACCGCGCTGAGTCTTCCCTACACCTCGGATGGGCGCTCTAGCACCCTCGTTAACCGGGGCGTCGGTGAATGA
- a CDS encoding nucleoside triphosphate hydrolase: MSEIAHLAATIFKRAGKAKRFIVAIAGPPGAGKSTLSAGLHDLLPEGAVEVVPMDGFHYDDIVLNARGLRARKGAPETFDFAGFETLIKRIRAGEPDIAIPVFDRSMELSRAAAAIVGTETKFILVEGNYLLLDEEPWSRLAPLFDFSIFVDVPRNELERRLMERWHGHGRSDAEARAWIASNDMPNIERVLARRRAADLVIG, translated from the coding sequence ATGTCCGAAATCGCCCACCTAGCCGCCACCATCTTCAAGCGCGCCGGCAAGGCAAAACGCTTCATCGTCGCCATCGCCGGGCCGCCGGGGGCGGGAAAGTCGACATTGTCGGCCGGCCTGCACGACCTTTTGCCGGAAGGAGCGGTGGAAGTCGTGCCGATGGACGGCTTCCACTATGACGACATCGTGCTCAACGCGCGTGGCCTGCGGGCGCGGAAGGGCGCACCGGAAACCTTCGACTTCGCCGGTTTCGAAACCCTGATCAAGCGCATCCGGGCCGGCGAACCCGACATCGCGATTCCCGTCTTCGACCGCAGCATGGAACTGTCGCGCGCCGCCGCGGCAATCGTCGGCACCGAGACCAAATTCATTCTGGTCGAAGGCAATTACCTGCTGCTCGACGAGGAGCCGTGGTCGCGGCTGGCGCCGCTGTTCGATTTCTCGATCTTCGTCGATGTGCCGCGCAATGAACTCGAGCGCCGCCTGATGGAGCGCTGGCACGGCCATGGCCGTTCCGATGCGGAGGCGCGCGCCTGGATCGCGTCCAACGACATGCCCAACATCGAACGTGTGCTGGCACGGCGCCGGGCCGCCGACCTGGTCATTGGTTAA
- a CDS encoding glutathione S-transferase family protein, giving the protein MADLSAFPITTRWPAKHPDQIQLYSATTPNGVKVSIALEEIGLPYEPHLINIGKDESWTPEFLSLNPNGKIPAIIDPNGPDGKPIGLFESGAILLYLAEKTGLLIPADAARRYETIQWVFFQMASVGPMFGQVGFFHKFAGREIADKRPLERYRDESRRLLGVLDRRLKGRKWIMDNDYTIADISLLGWVRNLIGFYEARDLVGFDDFANVAAWLERGLARPAVQKGLTIPARG; this is encoded by the coding sequence ATGGCCGACCTGTCCGCCTTTCCGATCACCACCCGTTGGCCGGCCAAACATCCCGACCAGATCCAGCTCTACTCGGCAACGACGCCGAATGGTGTGAAGGTATCGATCGCCCTGGAGGAGATCGGCCTGCCCTATGAGCCGCATCTGATCAACATCGGCAAGGACGAGAGCTGGACGCCGGAGTTCCTGTCGCTCAATCCCAATGGCAAGATCCCGGCGATCATCGATCCCAACGGCCCGGACGGCAAGCCGATCGGCCTGTTCGAATCCGGCGCCATCCTGCTCTACCTCGCCGAAAAGACCGGCCTGCTCATCCCGGCGGACGCGGCGCGGCGCTACGAGACGATCCAGTGGGTGTTCTTCCAGATGGCGTCGGTCGGGCCGATGTTCGGCCAGGTCGGCTTCTTTCACAAATTCGCCGGCCGCGAGATCGCCGATAAACGGCCGCTGGAGCGCTATCGCGACGAATCGCGGCGGCTGCTCGGCGTGCTTGACCGCAGGCTCAAGGGCCGCAAATGGATTATGGACAATGACTACACCATCGCCGACATCTCGCTGCTCGGCTGGGTGCGCAACCTGATAGGCTTCTATGAAGCGCGCGACCTCGTCGGTTTCGATGATTTCGCCAATGTCGCTGCATGGCTGGAGCGCGGCCTGGCCCGGCCGGCGGTGCAGAAGGGCCTGACCATTCCTGCAAGGGGCTGA